Proteins encoded by one window of Arachis hypogaea cultivar Tifrunner chromosome 1, arahy.Tifrunner.gnm2.J5K5, whole genome shotgun sequence:
- the LOC112799150 gene encoding putative pentatricopeptide repeat-containing protein At3g01580 → MHRRDLLVKLLGTCCSKISIAQLHSKCLKLGLAHDSYIATNLNVLYAKHASVREAYKLFEESPCRTVHLWNAMLRSYCLEGKWVETLCLFHRMNACALSAEERPDNFTVSISLKSCVGLQRLKLGEMIHGFLKKEAMNNDVFVGSALIELYSKCGRMNDAEKVFMEYPNPDVVLWTSMVTGYERSGDPELALAFFSQMVVSENVSPDPVTLVSAICACAQLLDFKLGRSIHGYVKRRGYDTKLCLTNALLNLYGKTGSIKSAYNVFEKMPDKDIISWTSMVACYTDNGAETKSLDLFNQMIDNRVEPNRVTIVSVLRSCTNMSNLEEGMKIHKLAIDNGLELDMAVSTALMDMYMKCFKPETAISLFNRMPEKDVVSWAVLFSGYAEIGMAHKSMGIFRNMLSSGTLPDAIALVKILAASSDLGILQQAVCLHGFLTKCGFDNNIFVGASLIEMYAKCSSIDNANKVFKQMTHKDVVVWSSIIAAYGFHGQGEAALKLFNEMVDSSHVKPNHVTFLSILFACSHAGLIKEGIKIFDTMLNEYQLKPNSEHYAIMVDLLGRVGDLDKGLEIINRMPMQAGANVWGALLGACRIHQNINMGELAAQNLFSLDPNHAGYYVLLSNIYCGEKNWHNAANIRKLVKENRLKKIVGRSMVELRNEVHNFVASDRLHHECDQIYDMLRKLNARMREEGYAPQVQIEPLVSY, encoded by the coding sequence ATGCACCGGAGGGATCTCTTGGTGAAGCTATTGGGAACTTGCTGCAGTAAGATATCAATTGCACAGTTGCACTCCAAGTGTTTGAAATTGGGCCTCGCCCATGATAGTTACATTGCTACCAATCTTAATGTTCTTTATGCTAAACATGCCTCAGTTAGAGAAGCATATAAGCTATTCGAAGAATCACCTTGTAGAACTGTCCATCTGTGGAATGCTATGCTTAGGAGCTATTGTTTGGAAGGAAAATGGGTAGAGACACTGTGCCTGTTTCATCGGATGAATGCATGTGCTTTATCAGCTGAGGAAAGACCTGACAATTTCACAGTATCAATTTCTTTGAAATCATGCGTTGGTTTGCAGAGGCTGAAATTGGGCGAAATGATTCACGGGTTTCTCAAGAAAGAGGCAATGAATAATGATGTGTTTGTGGGGTCTGCCTTGATTGAGTTGTATTCGAAATGTGGACGAATGAATGATGCTGAAAAAGTGTTTATGGAGTATCCAAATCCAGATGTGGTTCTATGGACTTCAATGGTTACAGGATACGAACGAAGCGGCGATCCTGAACTTGCACTTGCATTTTTCTCACAAATGGTTGTGTCAGAGAATGTGAGTCCTGATCCAGTGACACTTGTTAGCGCTATTTGTGCTTGTGCTCAGTTATTGGATTTTAAGCTTGGAAGAAGTATACATGGATATGTAAAAAGAAGGGGCTATGACACTAAGTTATGTTTGACCAATGCACTGCTGAATTTATATGGAAAAACTGGTTCTATCAAGAGTGCATATAACGTGTTCGAGAAAATGCCTGATAAGGATATTATATCTTGGACCTCAATGGTTGCTTGTTATACTGATAATGGAGCTGAAACCAAGTCATTagatcttttcaatcaaatgatTGATAACAGAGTTGAACCCAACAGGGTTACTATTGTTAGTGTACTGCGATCATGCACTAACATGTCCAATCTGGAAGAGGGTATGAAGATTCACAAATTAGCAATTGACAATGGTCTTGAATTGGATATGGCAGTCTCTACAGCTCTTATGGACATGTACATGAAATGCTTTAAGCCTGAAACTGCAATTAGCCTCTTCAACAGAATGCCAGAGAAGGATGTAGTTTCTTGGGCTGTTTTGTTTAGTGGGTATGCTGAAATTGGAATGGCTCACAAGTCAATGGGCATTTTCCGCAACATGTTATCTAGTGGAACCCTACCCGATGCAATCGCCCTCGTGAAGATTCTTGCTGCTAGCTCGGATTTGGGGATTCTTCAACAAGCCGTTTGTCTTCATGGTTTCTTAACTAAATGTGGATTTGACAATAACATTTTTGTCGGTGCATCTCTCATAGAGATGTATGCAAAATGTAGTAGCATAGATAACGCTAACAAAGTTTTCAAACAAATGACACATAAAGATGTTGTTGTGTGGAGCTCAATCATTGCAGCTTATGGATTCCATGGGCaaggagaagcagcattgaagTTATTCAACGAGATGGTTGATAGTTCACATGTTAAGCCTAATCATGTAACCTTCCTTTCTATTCTGTTTGCTTGTAGTCATGCAGGTTTGATTAAAGAAGGGATAAAGATATTTGATACAATGTTAAATGAGTACCAATTGAAGCCGAACTCAGAGCACTATGCCATAATGGTTGATCTTCTTGGCCGGGTTGGAGATCTAGATAAGGGCTTGGAAATAATCAATCGCATGCCAATGCAAGCTGGTGCTAATGTGTGGGGAGCCTTGCTTGGTGCATGTAGGATTCATCAAAACATAAATATGGGAGAACTTGCAGCTCAGAATCTTTTTTCCTTAGACCCTAATCATGCAGGGTATTATGTACTCTTATCAAATATTTATTGTGGGGAAAAGAATTGGCATAATGCTGCAAATATTAGGAAATTGGTAAAGGAAAATAGGTTGAAGAAGATTGTAGGTCGAAGTATGGTTGAGTTAAGGAATGAGGTTCATAATTTTGTTGCTTCTGATAGATTACATCATGAATGTGATCAAATTTATGACATGCTAAGAAAACTTAATGCAAGAATGAGGGAAGAAGGTTATGCTCCTCAAGTACAGATTGAGCCTCTTGTGAGTTATTAA
- the LOC112794369 gene encoding probable LRR receptor-like serine/threonine-protein kinase At1g06840, giving the protein MYLSKGCKHQVLFILWFCCYLLHVSAENNITDPVEVEALNAIKQRLNDPNGNLSNWGHNDPCTSKWTGVLCYNETLDDGYLHVQELQLLSLNLTGNLAPELGNLTRLLRLNFMWNKITGSIPKEIGEIKTLQLLLLNGNNLTGPLPDELGYLPNLDRIQIDQNNISGPVPKSFANLNKTKHFHMNNNSLSGQIPPELSRLPSLVHLLLDNNKLTGYLPSDLYKLPNLLIIQLDNNNFEGNTIPSSYGNMSKLLKMSLRNCNLRGPVPDLSRIPHLLYLDLSSNQLNGSIPSNKLSNNITTIDLSNNKLTGTIPSYFSSLPVLQRLSLENNLLKGSVSSTIWQNKTLNGKKFILELQNNSLTSISGTSDIPPNVTLSLNGNPLCSNNKSLVQFCGSETADNNTNGIVSTNSSSCPAQACPPPFEYSFDCFCAAPLLVSYRLKSPGFSDFRPYVLSFQEYLSTGLSIQMDQLQFSFYWQAGPRLRMDLKLFPVYVGNSSSHIFNTTELLRLMTMFTGWHIQDSDLFGPYELLGFNLLDPYKGVVIPKSSNSKISTGALAGIILGSIACAVTLSAIVTLLILRVKLKDHPVVSKRRHSSKISIKIDGVRAFTFGELSAATNNFSNSSQVGQGGYGKVYKGILSDGTVVAIKRAQEGSLQGEKEFLTEISLLSRLHHRNLVSLLGYCDEEGEQMLVYEFMPNGTLREHISVTAKEPLSFAMRLKIALGSAKGLMYLHTEADPPIFHRDVKASNILLDSKFTAKVADFGLSRLAPVPDLEGVVPGHVSTVVKGTPGYLDPEYFLTHKLTDKSDVYSLGVVFLELLTGMQPISHGKNIVREVNVAYQSGVIFSIIDDRMGSYPSEHVEKFLTLALKCCEDEPEARPKMAEVVRELENIWSMMPESDTRRAESITSDSGKLSTSTPSSSSAIKTPFVSGDVSGSDLVSGVIPSIKPR; this is encoded by the exons ATGTATCTTTCAAAGGGTTGCAAGCATCAAGTTCTTTTCATCTTGTGGTTCTGCTGCTACTTGCTACATGTTTCGGCGGAGAATAATATCACTGACCCTGTTGAAG TTGAAGCATTGAATGCCATAAAGCAAAGATTGAATGACCCTAATGGAAATTTGAGCAACTGGGGACATAATGATCCGTGTACATCGAAGTGGACAGGAGTTTTGTGCTACAATGAAACATTGGATGATGGATATCTACATGTTCAAGAACT gcAATTACTGAGTTTAAACCTGACAGGAAATTTGGCACCCGAGCTCGGCAACTTAACCCGTTTGTTAAGATT GAACTTTATGTGGAACAAGATAACTGGGAGTATTCCGAAGGAAATCGGTGAAATCAAAACTTTGCAACTCTT GCTTCTGAATGGAAACAACTTAACTGGTCCACTACCAGATGAGCTCGGCTATCTTCCGAATTTGGATAGGATACAAATTGATCAGAACAATATATCAGGGCCCGTACCTAAATCATTTGCAAACCTGAACAAGACAAAGCACTT CCACATGAACAATAATTCACTTAGCGGACAAATCCCACCGGAGCTTTCCCGGTTGCCAAGTCTTGTTCATCT TCTTCTTGATAACAACAAATTAACAGGATATCTTCCGAGTGACCTCTACAAGTTGCCAAACTTACTTATAAT TCAACTTGATAACAATAACTTTGAGGGAAATACTATTCCAAGTTCTTATGGCAACATGTCAAAACTGCTGAAAAT GAGTCTTAGGAATTGCAACTTGAGAGGACCAGTTCCTGATTTAAGCAGGATACCCCACCTTCTTTATCT aGACCTCAGTTCCAATCAGTTGAATGGATCAATTCCTAGCAACAAGCTTTCCAACAACATCACAACCAT TGATTTATCGAACAACAAGCTTACTGGAACTATTCCATCCTACTTTTCTAGTCTTCCTGTTCTTCAAAGATT GTCACTTGAAAACAATTTATTGAAAGGCagtgtttcttccaccatttggCAGAACAAGACTTTGAATGGCAAAAAATTTATCTT GGAGTTGCAAAACAATAGCCTTACAAGCATATCAGGCACTAGTGATATTCCTCCAAATGTCACACTCTC GCTCAATGGGAATCCTCTATGCTCAAATAATAAGTCCTTGGTTCAATTCTGTGGATCTGAGACTGCTGACAATAACACAAATGGCATTGTTTCAACAAATTCCAGCTCATGCCCTGCTCAAGCGTGCCCTCCTCCTTTCGAATATTCCTTCGACTGTTTCTGTGCAGCACCATTGCTTGTCAGTTATCGACTGAAAAGTCCTGGATTTTCGGATTTTCGACCATACGTGCTTTCCTTTCAGGAATACCTGAGTACAGGTCTTAGTATACAGATGGATCAGCttcaatttagtttttattgGCAAGCCGGACCTCGGTTGAGAATGGACTTGAAGCTTTTTCCAGTTTATGTTGGTAACAGCAGCTCTCATATTTTCAATACAACCGAGCTCCTACGGCTCATGACCATGTTCACTGGATGGCACATTCAAGACAGTGATTTGTTTGGACCTTATGAGTTACTTGGCTTCAATCTCCTTGATCCTTACAAGGGTG TGGTCATCCCCAAGTCTTCAAATTCAAAGATAAGTACAGGTGCTTTGGCTGGCATAATCTTAGGATCAATTGCCTGCGCCGTGACGTTATCTGCAATAGTTACCCTCCTTATATTAAGAGTGAAGTTGAAAGATCATCCTGTAGTTTCGAAGCGACGTCATT CATCTAAGATCTCAATAAAAATTGATGGTGTAAGGGCCTTCACTTTTGGAGAATTGTCTGCTGCTACCAACAATTTTAGCAACTCTTCTCAAGTAGGACAAGGAGGTTATGGCAAGGTTTACAAAGGTATTCTTTCTGATGGCACCGTTGTTGCCATTAAACGTGCGCAGGAGGGGTCGCTGCAAGGTGAGAAAGAGTTCCTCACAGAAATATCATTACTTTCGAGGCTACATCATCGCAACCTTGTGTCTCTCCTTGGATACTGTGATGAAGAGGGTGAACAG ATGCTGGTTTATGAATTCATGCCAAATGGTACACTAAGGGAACACATTTCAG TTACAGCAAAAGAGCCTCTGAGTTTCGCCATGAGATTGAAGATTGCACTAGGGTCAGCAAAGGGTCTTATGTATTTACACACTGAAGCTGATCCTCCAATATTCCACAGAGATGTTAAAGCCAGCAACATATTATTGGACTCTAAGTTCACAGCAAAAGTGGCTGATTTCGGACTTTCGCGGCTCGCTCCAGTTCCTGATCTTGAAGGAGTTGTCCCTGGCCATGTATCCACAGTGGTAAAGGGAACCCCG GGTTATCTTGATCCAGAGTACTTCCTAACTCACAAGTTGACTGATAAAAGCGATGTTTATAGTCTTGGGGTTGTGTTTCTGGAACTTTTGACTGGGATGCAACCAATCTCACATGGCAAGAACATTGTTAGAGAG GTTAATGTTGCGTATCAATCTGGCGTAATATTTTCGATCATTGATGATCGCATGGGGTCCTATCCATCTGAGCATGTAGAGAAATTCTTGACCTTGGCCCTGAAGTGTTGCGAAGACGAGCCAGAAGCCCGGCCTAAAATGGCAGAGGTGGTTAGGGAGCTTGAAAACATATGGTCCATGATGCCAGAATCAGATACTCGGAGAGCCGAATCGATAACCAGTGATTCAGGAAAGTTAAGTACAAGTACACCATCTTCATCCTCTGCTATAAAGACTCCTTTTGTATCAGGAGATGTTTCAGGTAGTGACCTTGTTAGTGGAGTAATACCAAGCATCAAGCCAAGATAG
- the LOC112794410 gene encoding large ribosomal subunit protein uL16 has product MGRRPARCYRQIKNKPYPKSRFCRGVPDPKIRIYDVGMKKKGADEFPFCVHLVSWEKENVSSEALEAARIACNKYMSKFAGKDAFHLRVRVHPFHVLRINKMLSCAGADRLQTGMRGAFGKPQGTCARVNIGQVLLSVRTKDNHGHHAQEALRRAKFKFPGRQKIIVSRKWGFTKFNRTEYLKLKSENRIVPDGVNAKLLGCHGPLANRKPGKAFLPATASA; this is encoded by the exons ATGGGGAGAA GACCAGCGAGGTGTTACAGGCAAATCAAGAACAAGCCATATCCAAAATCGCGATTCTGCAGGGGTGTGCCTGACCCTAAGATCCGAATCTATGACGTCGGAATGAAGAAGAAGGGTGCGGATGAGTTTCCGTTCTGCGTGCACCTTGTTTCATGGGAGAAGGAGAATGTTTCCAGTGAGGCACTTGAGGCTGCTCGCATTGCTTGCAACAAGTACATGTCCAAATTCGCAGGCAAAGACGCTTTCCATTTGCGTGTTAGGGTTCATCCTTTCCATGTTCTCCGTATCAACAAGATGCTCTCCTGCGCCGGCGCCGACAGGCTCCAGACTGGCATGAGGGGCGCCTTTGGCAAGCCGCAGGGCACTTGCGCTAG GGTCAACATTGGCCAGGTGCTTCTCTCGGTTCGCACCAAGGATAACCATGGTCATCATGCTCAGGAGGCTCTGCGACGCGCCAAGTTCAAGTTCCCCGGCCGCCAGAAGATCATTGTCAGCAGGAAGTG GGGATTTACAAAGTTCAACCGAACAGAGTATTTGAAGTTAAAGTCTGAGAACAGAATTGTGCCTGATGGTGTCAATGCCAAG CTTCTTGGGTGCCATGGACCTTTGGCAAATCGTAAACCTGGAAAAGCTTTCTTGCCAGCTACTGCTAGTGCTTAG